A genomic stretch from Gopherus flavomarginatus isolate rGopFla2 chromosome 3, rGopFla2.mat.asm, whole genome shotgun sequence includes:
- the NWD2 gene encoding NACHT and WD repeat domain-containing protein 2 isoform X2: MILDAAVEAKLETRILEEWYCRDENAVPPAYYLRPKSEMLKNNHNTMESSSDSMNESKWKDISEEIKKIFKTAVKLLHKKGKMKHSQAKRYLSSAVEDELDFALGKQTPAFLKKCVCYIRKIANIERFVKIPEMGKYMDVIHIGGKVLRDPEAHEKLIKLRDEFIPTIVAASNLRVYTSVTHCDMKLGYSQEVENHYIEGLGKQFYEDMIDIIQATVQQNFDTETDLLYDEVLQHSSLCKTYSSFYEYRCEALNIVHKYILHSKAGHINPLIIYGGPCTGKTLLLAEVAKKAYTWLQEEMGPESDPVVVIRFLGSTEMSTDLKNLLQSICEQLAINYRCLVQSYPKKIHDLRDLFINLLNESSFHRPLVIIFDALEQLSDNDDARKLWWLPVHLPRSVRIIMSTLPNKHGILQKLRCLIHEEDNYIELISRDRKMCSQVLKHQLLHVKRKVTSGQQIYVNEAFSKCTLPMFINLTFREVKNWRSHKDVDESSLCVTVHESIEQLFCSLENKCGLKLLSRALGYITMSKSGLSEMELEDILALDNTVMYELNESIRQCNPLRVPYIYIARLKEGLKGYLIERQVKNVTLLVWANRHLQLIAQKLYLHSEEDVHEMHTIMAEYFLGVWSGGRRKSFYSKDQYLNGCLDNNSRSINDEEKHCMDLTAFDRQAPDQPWVFQCNPLEPDIFFVNHRKMTELLHHLTRCGRSDDLLYGVIMNFSWLYTMIKIGQFDKALSDIELAYNYSQEKELKFLASTLRSIKFKVTKYPGSLSAELQQRLLPVVSSLPKLRHLLLECDRDGPKYCSIVPLHSSMDVTYSPERLPLSSSCMHVTEILPTFNPNTVIAALENGSISTWDAETRQLLRQITTAQSVILGIKLTSDEKYLVVATTKNTLLIYDNQNSCLLSEVEIKGSKHCGIGGGSNFINGFTLSINHALAWLEASKDVTVIDLLYGWPLYHFHCWYEVTCVQCSPDGVYAFCGQYLNTTTIFHLGSGEKLSTVTSEFSGGFVKFLLVLDTAQEMVMVDNEGGLSVWNTEEITNPQLTDDFDCRKEDSEVVSIELSEDQSAILICKALSLELLDTGMWKVAEKFRAKHNERFISAVLSKNSDCIIASMENTSAIFVWRRDTGQCMASLQEISGTIVRLIKSNHHNMLLSLSTSGVLSIWDIDIITAMSNIDKSGKPIQTLVLPTRGELIYTLDGSESVHKWNFSTGFIEAVFKHEGIVENCVLTSSGEIMITSDDKCSQYVWQTITGENIFRINGQRISQLMITHNDQFVVSLCEQNASRVWRLATGHRVCNILVALQNAFITTANTFVVGMTKNKVLAVSLWTGSITKKFCCDDGATIVNIKLIPDCPDIVVFITSTETVNIWSLTEEVICRRVQLPNNFLKDLEDFEISPNGKLGILSRGDENINVLDLHSGKLRVVHAPGIIWRQRLSRDGRYLVYICFRNEEDDDNGAISSLIVMRLADGKNIGACSLYKTPTFLSLSQRHLNIIVGFDDGSIGTYTVVDRVDAALKIKIATSNSRQIFSNATQVIRPKCHNYSFKVNADCIWRESTEVFARDSPITVTDPETSETTTPKKHNYCYDKVCAAIDCRGHSFAADN; this comes from the exons ATGATCCTAGATGCGGCTGTGGAGGCAAAGCTAGAGACAAGGATTTTGGAAGAGTGGTACTGTAGAGATGAAAATGCAGTGCCACCAGCATATTACCTCCgaccaaaatctgaaatgctgAAGAACAATCATAATACA atggaatCATCTTCAGATTCTATGAATGAGAGCAAATGGAAGGACATATCAGAAGAAATTAAGAAGATTTTTAAGACTGCTGTGAAGTTGCTGCataagaaaggaaaaatgaaacacAGCCAAGCAAAGAGATATCTTTCCTCCG CTGTTGAAGATGAGCTTGATTTTGCCTTGGGAAAACAAACACCAGCTTTCCTGAAGAAGTGTGTCTGTTACATTCGGAAAATTGCCAACATTGAACGTTTTGTTAAAATTCCAGAGATGGGAAAATACATGGATGTAATTCATATAGGTGGAAAGGTTCTGCGGGATCCAGAAGCTCATGAGAAACTGATCAAACTCCGAGATGAATTTATTCCTACTATTGTTGCAGCATCTAATCTGAGAGTGTACACTTCTGTTACTCATTGTGACATGAAACTTGGTTATTCACAAGAAGTGGAGAACCACTACATTGAAGGACTTGGTAAACAGTTCTACGAAGACATGATTGATATAATTCAAGCAACAGTACAACAGAATTTTGACACCGAGACAGACTTGCTTTATGATGAAGTCCTTCAACACTCTTCATTATGTAAAACGTACTCCTCTTTCTATGAGTACAGGTGTGAGGCACTAAACATAGTTCATAAATACATTCTGCACAGCAAAGCAGGACATATTAACCCTCTTATCATATATGGAGGACCATGCACTGGAAAAACCCTTTTATTAGCTGAAGTGGCAAAgaag GCTTATACTTGGCTGCAGGAAGAGATGGGACCAGAATCTGACCCTGTGGTAGTTATAAGATTTTTGGGATCCACAGAAATGAGTACAGATCTTAAGAATCTGCTTCAAAGTATTTGTGAACAATTAGCAATTAATTACCGTTGCCTAGTACAGAGTTACCCTAAAAAGATTCATGATCTTCGGGACTTGTTTATAAATCTTTTGAATGAGTCTTCATTTCACAGACCACTGGTTATAATATTTGATGCCCTAGAGCAGCTTTCAGATAACGATGATGCTAGGAAACTGTGGTGGCTCCCCGTTCACCTTCCCCGTTCAGTACGGATAATCATGTCAACACTGCCGAACAAACATGGTATCCTGCAAAAACTGAGGTGCCTTATTCATGAAGAGGACAACTACATTGAGTTGATTTCAAGGGACAGGAAGATGTGCAGCCAAGTACTGAAACATCAGCTGCTGCAtgttaaaagaaaagtaacatcaGGGCAACAAATTTATGTCAATGAAGCTTTTTCGAAGTGCACACTGCCTATGTTTATAAACTTAACCTTCAGAGAGGTTAAGAACTGGAGATCTCACAAAGATGTTGATGAGTCCTCCCTTTGTGTCACTGTTCATGAAAGCATAGAGCAGTTATTTTGCTCATTAGAAAACAAGTGTGGCCTGAAGCTGTTGTCGAGAGCACTGGGCTACATCACAATGTCCAAATCTGGCCTGAGTGAAATGGAATTGGAAGATATTTTAGCTCTTGACAACACTGTTATGTATGAGCTCAATGAGAGTATCAGGCAATGTAACCCATTGAGGGTACCGTATATATACATTGCAAGGCTTAAGGAGGGCCTAAAGGGATACTTGATAGAGCGGCAAGTGAAAAATGTAACACTTCTAGTATGGGCAAACAGGCACCTGCAGCTTATTGCCCAGAAACTGTATCTCCACAGTGAGGAAGATGTGCATGAAATGCATACGATCATGGCAGAGTACTTCCTTGGCGTTTGGTCGGGTGGAAGAAGGAAATCTTTTTATAGCAAAGATCAATATTTGAATGGGTGCCTTGACAATAACAGTAGAAGCATAAATGATGAGGAGAAGCACTGTATGGATCTCACCGCTTTTGACAGGCAAGCACCTGATCAGCCGTGGGTCTTCCAGTGTAATCCATTAGAGCCTGACATCTTTTTTGTCAATCACAGAAAAATGACAGAACTTTTGCATCACTTGACAAGATGTGGAAGATCAGACGATCTGCTGTATGGTGTTATTATGAACTTCAGCTGGCTGTACACAATGATTAAAATAGGACAGTTTGACAAAGCACTTTCTGACATAGAATTGGCTTATAATTATTCACAAGAAAAGGAGCTGAAATTTCTGGCAAGTACCCTTCGCAGTATAAAGTTCAAAGTAACAAAATATCCAGGTTCACTCTCTGCTGAATTACAACAGAGGCTCCTTCCAGTTGTCAGCTCATTGCCTAAATTGAGACACCTTCTTTTAGAATGTGACAGAGATGGACCCAAATACTGCTCTATCGTTCCCTTGCACTCCTCCATGGATGTGACTTACAGCCCTGAGCGACTACCCTTGTCATCCAGTTGCATGCATGTCACTGAGATCCTGCCTACTTTTAATCCAAATACAGTCATTGCTGCTCTGGAAAATGGCTCCATCAGTACTTGGGATGCAGAGACTCGCCAGCTATTAAGGCAGATTACAACAGCTCAATCTGTTATCTTAGGGATCAAACTTACGAGTGATGAAAAATATCTTGTAGTGGCTACAACAAAGAACACACTTTTGATTTACGATAACCAAAATTCCTGTCTTTTGTCTGAAGTAGAAATTAAGGGATCAAAACATTGTGGAATTGGGGGAGGCTCAAATTTTATTAATGGATTTACACTGTCCATTAATCATGCACTTGCTTGGCTGGAAGCCAGCAAAGATGTTACTGTAATAGATCTACTTTATGGGTGGCCTCTTTATCACTTCCACTGCTGGTATGAAGTGACTTGTGTACAGTGTTCTCCAGATGGAGTCTATGCATTCTGCGGACAGTACCTTAACACCACCACTATATTTCATTTAGGAAGTGGAGAGAAACTGTCCACCGTGACCTCTGAATTTTCAGGTGGATTTGTGAAATTTCTTCTTGTTCTGGATACTGCTCAAGAAATGGTGATGGTGGACAACGAGGGTGGCCTTTCAGTTTGGAACACTGAGGAAATCACAAATCCGCAACTGACGGATGACTTCGACTGCAGGAAAGAAGACAGCGAAGTTGTCAGCATTGAACTTTCTGAAGACCAAAGTGCAATTTTAATTTGTAAGGCACTCAGTTTAGAACTTCTCGACACTGGCATGTGGAAAGTGGCTGAAAAGTTCAGAGCAAAACACAATGAGCGCTTTATATCTGCTGTGTTATCCAAAAACAGCGACTGTATAATTGCTTCTATGGAAAATACCTCAGCCATTTTTGTTTGGAGGAGAGATACAGGACAGTGTATGGCAAGCTTACAGGAAATCTCAGGAACCATAGTCAGACTAATTAAGTCCAATCACCATAACATGCTGCTATCCTTATCCACCAGTGGTGTCCTTTCTATCTGGGATATAGATATCATAACTGCTATGTCCAACATTGACAAATCTGGCAAACCCATCCAAACACTGGTGTTGCCAACCAGAGGTGAATTAATTTATACACTGGATGGATCAGAATCTGTGCATAAATGGAACTTCAGCACTGGATTCATTGAAGCTGTGTTCAAGCATGAAGGTATTGTTGAAAACTGTGTGCTGACCTCTTCTGGAGAAATAATGATTACATCAGATGACAAATGTAGCCAATATGTATGGCAGACCATTACCGGCGAAAATATCTTCCGCATTAATGGACAAAGGATATCTCAGCTGATGATTACACACAACGATCAGTTTGTCGTCTCTCTCTGTGAACAAAATGCCTCCAGAGTTTGGCGGCTGGCCACGGGACACAGAGTTTGCAATATTTTAGTTGCCTTACAAAATGCATTTATAACCACTGCTAATACATTTGTAGTTGGAATGACAAAGAATAAAGTATTGGCAGTAAGTCTCTGGACAGGAAGTATAACCAAGAAATTTTGCTGTGATGATGGTGCAaccattgttaatattaaactgATCCCAGACTGCCCAGATATTGTAGTGTTTATAACATCCACTGAAACAGTGAACATCTGGAGTCTTACAGAGGAAGTAATCTGCAGGCGTGTACAACTGCCTAATAACTTCTTAAAAGATTTGGAAGACTTTGAAATATCCCCCAATGGGAAGCTAGGAATTCTATCCCGTGGTGATGAGAACATCAATGTGCTTGATTTACACAGCGGCAAACTTCGTGTGGTTCATGCCCCTGGCATTATCTGGCGACAGAGATTGTCCCGTGATGGCCGTTATCTTGTGTACATCTGTTTTCGTAATGAAGAGGACGATGACAATGGTGCCATCTCTAGTTTAATTGTAATGAGACTGGCTGACGGTAAAAACATTGGTGCTTGTTCCCTTTACAAAACTCcaacctttctttctctctcacagaGGCATTTGAATATTATTGTTGGATTTGATGATGGAAGTATAGGTACTTACACTGTAGTGGATCGGGTAGATGCGGCACTGAAAATTAAAATTGCTACTTCAAATAGCCGTCAAATTTTCAGTAATGCAACACAAGTGATTAGGCCAAAGTGTCACAATTATAGCTTCAAGGTGAATGCAGACTGCATTTGGAGAGAGTCTACTGAGGTGTTTGCAAGAGATAGTCCCATCACAGTGACAGACCCTGAGACAAGTGAAACAACAACACCCAAAAAACACAACTACTGTTATGACAAAGTGTGCGCAGCCATAGATTGCAGAGGACACAGTTTTGCTGCTGATAACTGA
- the NWD2 gene encoding NACHT and WD repeat domain-containing protein 2 isoform X1, which translates to MWPAGAGGRLPCPRDSALRRAAFSGNLSALPSHLAPSGRSVRVFISANPEDTVAERSTLREHVCPKLREFCRENYGLELQVIDLYWGVETEEWDSPELQKTRMKLLEDCLKTSTGPCFVGLLGEKYGTIRIPGEVESSEFEMILDAAVEAKLETRILEEWYCRDENAVPPAYYLRPKSEMLKNNHNTMESSSDSMNESKWKDISEEIKKIFKTAVKLLHKKGKMKHSQAKRYLSSAVEDELDFALGKQTPAFLKKCVCYIRKIANIERFVKIPEMGKYMDVIHIGGKVLRDPEAHEKLIKLRDEFIPTIVAASNLRVYTSVTHCDMKLGYSQEVENHYIEGLGKQFYEDMIDIIQATVQQNFDTETDLLYDEVLQHSSLCKTYSSFYEYRCEALNIVHKYILHSKAGHINPLIIYGGPCTGKTLLLAEVAKKAYTWLQEEMGPESDPVVVIRFLGSTEMSTDLKNLLQSICEQLAINYRCLVQSYPKKIHDLRDLFINLLNESSFHRPLVIIFDALEQLSDNDDARKLWWLPVHLPRSVRIIMSTLPNKHGILQKLRCLIHEEDNYIELISRDRKMCSQVLKHQLLHVKRKVTSGQQIYVNEAFSKCTLPMFINLTFREVKNWRSHKDVDESSLCVTVHESIEQLFCSLENKCGLKLLSRALGYITMSKSGLSEMELEDILALDNTVMYELNESIRQCNPLRVPYIYIARLKEGLKGYLIERQVKNVTLLVWANRHLQLIAQKLYLHSEEDVHEMHTIMAEYFLGVWSGGRRKSFYSKDQYLNGCLDNNSRSINDEEKHCMDLTAFDRQAPDQPWVFQCNPLEPDIFFVNHRKMTELLHHLTRCGRSDDLLYGVIMNFSWLYTMIKIGQFDKALSDIELAYNYSQEKELKFLASTLRSIKFKVTKYPGSLSAELQQRLLPVVSSLPKLRHLLLECDRDGPKYCSIVPLHSSMDVTYSPERLPLSSSCMHVTEILPTFNPNTVIAALENGSISTWDAETRQLLRQITTAQSVILGIKLTSDEKYLVVATTKNTLLIYDNQNSCLLSEVEIKGSKHCGIGGGSNFINGFTLSINHALAWLEASKDVTVIDLLYGWPLYHFHCWYEVTCVQCSPDGVYAFCGQYLNTTTIFHLGSGEKLSTVTSEFSGGFVKFLLVLDTAQEMVMVDNEGGLSVWNTEEITNPQLTDDFDCRKEDSEVVSIELSEDQSAILICKALSLELLDTGMWKVAEKFRAKHNERFISAVLSKNSDCIIASMENTSAIFVWRRDTGQCMASLQEISGTIVRLIKSNHHNMLLSLSTSGVLSIWDIDIITAMSNIDKSGKPIQTLVLPTRGELIYTLDGSESVHKWNFSTGFIEAVFKHEGIVENCVLTSSGEIMITSDDKCSQYVWQTITGENIFRINGQRISQLMITHNDQFVVSLCEQNASRVWRLATGHRVCNILVALQNAFITTANTFVVGMTKNKVLAVSLWTGSITKKFCCDDGATIVNIKLIPDCPDIVVFITSTETVNIWSLTEEVICRRVQLPNNFLKDLEDFEISPNGKLGILSRGDENINVLDLHSGKLRVVHAPGIIWRQRLSRDGRYLVYICFRNEEDDDNGAISSLIVMRLADGKNIGACSLYKTPTFLSLSQRHLNIIVGFDDGSIGTYTVVDRVDAALKIKIATSNSRQIFSNATQVIRPKCHNYSFKVNADCIWRESTEVFARDSPITVTDPETSETTTPKKHNYCYDKVCAAIDCRGHSFAADN; encoded by the exons GGCCTGTTGGGAGAAAAATATGGGACCATCCGAATACCTGGAGAAGTTGAATCATCGGAATTTGAAATGATCCTAGATGCGGCTGTGGAGGCAAAGCTAGAGACAAGGATTTTGGAAGAGTGGTACTGTAGAGATGAAAATGCAGTGCCACCAGCATATTACCTCCgaccaaaatctgaaatgctgAAGAACAATCATAATACA atggaatCATCTTCAGATTCTATGAATGAGAGCAAATGGAAGGACATATCAGAAGAAATTAAGAAGATTTTTAAGACTGCTGTGAAGTTGCTGCataagaaaggaaaaatgaaacacAGCCAAGCAAAGAGATATCTTTCCTCCG CTGTTGAAGATGAGCTTGATTTTGCCTTGGGAAAACAAACACCAGCTTTCCTGAAGAAGTGTGTCTGTTACATTCGGAAAATTGCCAACATTGAACGTTTTGTTAAAATTCCAGAGATGGGAAAATACATGGATGTAATTCATATAGGTGGAAAGGTTCTGCGGGATCCAGAAGCTCATGAGAAACTGATCAAACTCCGAGATGAATTTATTCCTACTATTGTTGCAGCATCTAATCTGAGAGTGTACACTTCTGTTACTCATTGTGACATGAAACTTGGTTATTCACAAGAAGTGGAGAACCACTACATTGAAGGACTTGGTAAACAGTTCTACGAAGACATGATTGATATAATTCAAGCAACAGTACAACAGAATTTTGACACCGAGACAGACTTGCTTTATGATGAAGTCCTTCAACACTCTTCATTATGTAAAACGTACTCCTCTTTCTATGAGTACAGGTGTGAGGCACTAAACATAGTTCATAAATACATTCTGCACAGCAAAGCAGGACATATTAACCCTCTTATCATATATGGAGGACCATGCACTGGAAAAACCCTTTTATTAGCTGAAGTGGCAAAgaag GCTTATACTTGGCTGCAGGAAGAGATGGGACCAGAATCTGACCCTGTGGTAGTTATAAGATTTTTGGGATCCACAGAAATGAGTACAGATCTTAAGAATCTGCTTCAAAGTATTTGTGAACAATTAGCAATTAATTACCGTTGCCTAGTACAGAGTTACCCTAAAAAGATTCATGATCTTCGGGACTTGTTTATAAATCTTTTGAATGAGTCTTCATTTCACAGACCACTGGTTATAATATTTGATGCCCTAGAGCAGCTTTCAGATAACGATGATGCTAGGAAACTGTGGTGGCTCCCCGTTCACCTTCCCCGTTCAGTACGGATAATCATGTCAACACTGCCGAACAAACATGGTATCCTGCAAAAACTGAGGTGCCTTATTCATGAAGAGGACAACTACATTGAGTTGATTTCAAGGGACAGGAAGATGTGCAGCCAAGTACTGAAACATCAGCTGCTGCAtgttaaaagaaaagtaacatcaGGGCAACAAATTTATGTCAATGAAGCTTTTTCGAAGTGCACACTGCCTATGTTTATAAACTTAACCTTCAGAGAGGTTAAGAACTGGAGATCTCACAAAGATGTTGATGAGTCCTCCCTTTGTGTCACTGTTCATGAAAGCATAGAGCAGTTATTTTGCTCATTAGAAAACAAGTGTGGCCTGAAGCTGTTGTCGAGAGCACTGGGCTACATCACAATGTCCAAATCTGGCCTGAGTGAAATGGAATTGGAAGATATTTTAGCTCTTGACAACACTGTTATGTATGAGCTCAATGAGAGTATCAGGCAATGTAACCCATTGAGGGTACCGTATATATACATTGCAAGGCTTAAGGAGGGCCTAAAGGGATACTTGATAGAGCGGCAAGTGAAAAATGTAACACTTCTAGTATGGGCAAACAGGCACCTGCAGCTTATTGCCCAGAAACTGTATCTCCACAGTGAGGAAGATGTGCATGAAATGCATACGATCATGGCAGAGTACTTCCTTGGCGTTTGGTCGGGTGGAAGAAGGAAATCTTTTTATAGCAAAGATCAATATTTGAATGGGTGCCTTGACAATAACAGTAGAAGCATAAATGATGAGGAGAAGCACTGTATGGATCTCACCGCTTTTGACAGGCAAGCACCTGATCAGCCGTGGGTCTTCCAGTGTAATCCATTAGAGCCTGACATCTTTTTTGTCAATCACAGAAAAATGACAGAACTTTTGCATCACTTGACAAGATGTGGAAGATCAGACGATCTGCTGTATGGTGTTATTATGAACTTCAGCTGGCTGTACACAATGATTAAAATAGGACAGTTTGACAAAGCACTTTCTGACATAGAATTGGCTTATAATTATTCACAAGAAAAGGAGCTGAAATTTCTGGCAAGTACCCTTCGCAGTATAAAGTTCAAAGTAACAAAATATCCAGGTTCACTCTCTGCTGAATTACAACAGAGGCTCCTTCCAGTTGTCAGCTCATTGCCTAAATTGAGACACCTTCTTTTAGAATGTGACAGAGATGGACCCAAATACTGCTCTATCGTTCCCTTGCACTCCTCCATGGATGTGACTTACAGCCCTGAGCGACTACCCTTGTCATCCAGTTGCATGCATGTCACTGAGATCCTGCCTACTTTTAATCCAAATACAGTCATTGCTGCTCTGGAAAATGGCTCCATCAGTACTTGGGATGCAGAGACTCGCCAGCTATTAAGGCAGATTACAACAGCTCAATCTGTTATCTTAGGGATCAAACTTACGAGTGATGAAAAATATCTTGTAGTGGCTACAACAAAGAACACACTTTTGATTTACGATAACCAAAATTCCTGTCTTTTGTCTGAAGTAGAAATTAAGGGATCAAAACATTGTGGAATTGGGGGAGGCTCAAATTTTATTAATGGATTTACACTGTCCATTAATCATGCACTTGCTTGGCTGGAAGCCAGCAAAGATGTTACTGTAATAGATCTACTTTATGGGTGGCCTCTTTATCACTTCCACTGCTGGTATGAAGTGACTTGTGTACAGTGTTCTCCAGATGGAGTCTATGCATTCTGCGGACAGTACCTTAACACCACCACTATATTTCATTTAGGAAGTGGAGAGAAACTGTCCACCGTGACCTCTGAATTTTCAGGTGGATTTGTGAAATTTCTTCTTGTTCTGGATACTGCTCAAGAAATGGTGATGGTGGACAACGAGGGTGGCCTTTCAGTTTGGAACACTGAGGAAATCACAAATCCGCAACTGACGGATGACTTCGACTGCAGGAAAGAAGACAGCGAAGTTGTCAGCATTGAACTTTCTGAAGACCAAAGTGCAATTTTAATTTGTAAGGCACTCAGTTTAGAACTTCTCGACACTGGCATGTGGAAAGTGGCTGAAAAGTTCAGAGCAAAACACAATGAGCGCTTTATATCTGCTGTGTTATCCAAAAACAGCGACTGTATAATTGCTTCTATGGAAAATACCTCAGCCATTTTTGTTTGGAGGAGAGATACAGGACAGTGTATGGCAAGCTTACAGGAAATCTCAGGAACCATAGTCAGACTAATTAAGTCCAATCACCATAACATGCTGCTATCCTTATCCACCAGTGGTGTCCTTTCTATCTGGGATATAGATATCATAACTGCTATGTCCAACATTGACAAATCTGGCAAACCCATCCAAACACTGGTGTTGCCAACCAGAGGTGAATTAATTTATACACTGGATGGATCAGAATCTGTGCATAAATGGAACTTCAGCACTGGATTCATTGAAGCTGTGTTCAAGCATGAAGGTATTGTTGAAAACTGTGTGCTGACCTCTTCTGGAGAAATAATGATTACATCAGATGACAAATGTAGCCAATATGTATGGCAGACCATTACCGGCGAAAATATCTTCCGCATTAATGGACAAAGGATATCTCAGCTGATGATTACACACAACGATCAGTTTGTCGTCTCTCTCTGTGAACAAAATGCCTCCAGAGTTTGGCGGCTGGCCACGGGACACAGAGTTTGCAATATTTTAGTTGCCTTACAAAATGCATTTATAACCACTGCTAATACATTTGTAGTTGGAATGACAAAGAATAAAGTATTGGCAGTAAGTCTCTGGACAGGAAGTATAACCAAGAAATTTTGCTGTGATGATGGTGCAaccattgttaatattaaactgATCCCAGACTGCCCAGATATTGTAGTGTTTATAACATCCACTGAAACAGTGAACATCTGGAGTCTTACAGAGGAAGTAATCTGCAGGCGTGTACAACTGCCTAATAACTTCTTAAAAGATTTGGAAGACTTTGAAATATCCCCCAATGGGAAGCTAGGAATTCTATCCCGTGGTGATGAGAACATCAATGTGCTTGATTTACACAGCGGCAAACTTCGTGTGGTTCATGCCCCTGGCATTATCTGGCGACAGAGATTGTCCCGTGATGGCCGTTATCTTGTGTACATCTGTTTTCGTAATGAAGAGGACGATGACAATGGTGCCATCTCTAGTTTAATTGTAATGAGACTGGCTGACGGTAAAAACATTGGTGCTTGTTCCCTTTACAAAACTCcaacctttctttctctctcacagaGGCATTTGAATATTATTGTTGGATTTGATGATGGAAGTATAGGTACTTACACTGTAGTGGATCGGGTAGATGCGGCACTGAAAATTAAAATTGCTACTTCAAATAGCCGTCAAATTTTCAGTAATGCAACACAAGTGATTAGGCCAAAGTGTCACAATTATAGCTTCAAGGTGAATGCAGACTGCATTTGGAGAGAGTCTACTGAGGTGTTTGCAAGAGATAGTCCCATCACAGTGACAGACCCTGAGACAAGTGAAACAACAACACCCAAAAAACACAACTACTGTTATGACAAAGTGTGCGCAGCCATAGATTGCAGAGGACACAGTTTTGCTGCTGATAACTGA